In Larimichthys crocea isolate SSNF chromosome VI, L_crocea_2.0, whole genome shotgun sequence, one genomic interval encodes:
- the mych gene encoding myelocytomatosis oncogene homolog: MLQSFSQSPDWLYSEPLLFDDEFCQSLMKDLQSLPTPPQSPPMKAGMGGSKPLSKEDQLSYVSDILLEDHDMQQLNWNYDFFHSDAAEKDCEPSQPCSPLEESGEDCLWRCLASDKSLEEKLVSTMLGSSPLLSDINTSIFEEIAGSTLDCQNLMNTPESSEATSDYGSTGGELSTYSSSDSEEEIDVVTVVRCPSSSSPLSSLADQSVRQQKQEEEQRAIQRHHFEIQLQHNYAAPRPASPPPASTSNKRSRGNDGLARHHHSSRSSSSSSSSSSSSSRYNNHHHHHHSSRNSTETEDEEERRRTHNVMERQRRNELKNCFMHLRDNVPELSHNDKASKVVILKKARDCIYSLEDEGHRLQSKRDKLRAKQEELKARLEQLRS, translated from the exons ATGTTGCAAAGCTTCTCTCAGTCGCCGGACTGGCTTTACTCGGAGCCTCTGCTGTTTGACGACGAGTTCTGCCAGAGTTTAATGAAGGACCTCCAGTCGCTGCCGACTCCCCCACAGAGCCCACCCATGAAGGCCGGGATGGGAGGCAGCAAGCCCCTCTCCAAAGAGGACCAGCTGAGCTACGTGTCGGACATCCTGCTGGAGGATCACGACATGCAGCAGCTCAACTGGAACTACGACTTCTTCCACTCGGACGCCGCCGAGAAGGACTGCGAGCCCAGCCAGCCCTGCTCCCCGCTGGAGGAGAGCGGCGAGGACTGCCTGTGGCGGTGCCTGGCGTCCGACAAGAGCCTGGAGGAGAAGCTGGTGTCCACGATGCTCGGCTCCAGCCCGCTGCTGTCCGACATCAACACCAGCATCTTTGAGGAGATCGCCGGCTCCACGCTCGACTGCCAGAACCTGATGAACACTCCTGAGTCCAGCGAGGCCACATCAGACTACGGATCAACCGGCGGCGAGCTGTCCACCTATTCATCCAGTGACTCTG AGGAGGAGATCGACGTAGTGACCGTGGTGCGCTGTccctccagctcctcccccCTGTCGTCATTGGCCGACCAGTCTGTCCGCCAGCAGaagcaggaagaggagcagcGAGCCATCCAGCGCCACCACTTCGAGATCCAGCTGCAACACAACTACGCCGCCCCCCGTCCCGCCTCGCCGCCGCCCGCCTCCACGTCCAACAAACGCTCGCGAGGCAACGACGGCTTGGCGCGCCACCACCACTCTTCCCgcagctcttcttcctcttcgtcGTCGTCCTCGTCGTCGTCGCGgtacaacaaccaccaccaccaccaccactcgtCCCGGAACTCGACAGAGaccgaggacgaggaggagcgCCGGCGGACGCACAACGTGATGGAGCGGCAGAGGCGCAACGAGCTGAAGAACTGCTTCATGCACCTGCGAGACAACGTGCCCGAGCTGTCGCACAACGACAAGGCGTCCAAGGTGGTGATCCTGAAGAAGGCGCGAGATTGCATCTACAGCCTGGAGGACGAGGGCCACAGACTGCAGTCCAAGAGGGACAAACTCAGAGCCAAACAGGAAGAGCTGAAAGCCCGGCTGGAGCAGCTGCGCAGCTAA